One window of the Nitrospira sp. SG-bin1 genome contains the following:
- a CDS encoding protease modulator HflC, with product MTKQGLVITLLAVIVALFVLGASPLFVVDVIQTAIVVQLGKPVRNITEPGLYVKVPFVQEVTYFEKRLLDYDSNAQDVITSDKKTLLLDNFAKWRIVDPLKVYQNFQSQRGALQRLHDIIYSELRVELGRHELLEIVSSTRADIMKVVTERANEKASAYGIEIQDVRIKRADLPEQNEKAVFARMQAERERQAKQYRAEGAEEAQKIRSEAEKDREIILAQAYKESEELRGSGDAKAFRIYADAYRQDQKFFEFTRSMEAYKSAFKDGSTLVMSPDSEFFRYLKQR from the coding sequence ATGACGAAACAGGGATTGGTGATCACACTCCTTGCCGTGATCGTTGCGTTGTTCGTGCTCGGAGCCTCTCCGCTTTTCGTCGTGGACGTAATTCAGACGGCCATCGTCGTGCAGCTCGGCAAGCCCGTTCGCAACATCACCGAACCAGGTCTGTATGTGAAAGTGCCGTTTGTCCAAGAAGTGACTTACTTCGAAAAACGTTTGTTGGATTACGACTCGAACGCGCAAGACGTCATTACCTCGGACAAAAAGACCCTGTTGCTGGATAACTTCGCGAAATGGCGCATTGTGGACCCGTTGAAGGTATACCAGAACTTTCAGAGTCAACGGGGCGCTCTCCAACGACTGCACGATATCATCTATTCTGAACTCCGGGTCGAGTTGGGTCGGCACGAGTTACTCGAGATCGTCTCAAGTACAAGAGCTGACATCATGAAGGTGGTCACCGAACGAGCGAACGAGAAGGCCTCGGCGTACGGCATCGAAATTCAGGATGTCCGAATCAAGCGTGCCGATTTGCCGGAACAGAATGAGAAAGCCGTCTTTGCGCGCATGCAAGCCGAACGGGAGCGACAGGCCAAACAATATCGCGCGGAAGGAGCTGAAGAAGCTCAAAAAATTCGGTCCGAAGCCGAAAAGGACCGGGAAATCATCCTGGCTCAAGCCTACAAAGAGTCTGAAGAACTTCGAGGCAGCGGAGATGCCAAAGCATTTCGGATCTACGCCGATGCTTACCGGCAGGATCAAAAGTTTTTCGAATTTACCCGTTCGATGGAAGCCTATAAGAGTGCCTTCAAAGACGGCTCGACGTTGGTGATGAGCCCGGATTCGGAATTCTTCCGCTATTTGAAGCAACGTTGA
- a CDS encoding formate--tetrahydrofolate ligase — translation MTDLEIAQSVTPRPIHEISSQLGILPEEFTGYGSDKAKISIQVLERLKTSPMGRYVLVTAINPTPLGEGKTTTSIGLAMGLSRLGHRAALTLRQPSLGPVFGVKGGGTGGGHAQVIPMEDINLHLTGDAHAVAASHNLLSAFLDNHLFHGNSLSIDTEQITWPRTLNVNDRALRTVVLGEGTGGRKGQFVITEASEVMAVLALAKDQRDLLNRLSRIVVGLTQSGAPVLAEKLGCVGSMAVLLKDALMPNLVQTLEGTPAFVHTGPFGNIAHGNCSIISDAIALRCADFVVTEAGFGSDLGAEKFFNIKCRASGFSPTVAVVVATLRALKLHGGGGVAKAGVSLPASLTGPNRDALSKGIANLEQHVANVLAHGVPVVVAVNAFKDDPQDELDWVREQSLKMGAADAAVSTHWSDGGRGAEQLARAVLRASERPAHFNYLYEVSWPIKKKIETIATRMYGAAGVTFEPEAERQIDKAEALGYGSLPVCMAKTPLSLSHDPSLKGRPTGFMVPIRELRILAGAGFVTAVCSGIQLMPGLPKKPAGERIGLDRTSGKIVGLS, via the coding sequence ATGACCGACCTCGAAATCGCTCAGTCTGTGACTCCTCGACCCATTCACGAAATTAGTTCACAACTTGGAATCCTTCCCGAAGAGTTTACCGGCTATGGATCGGATAAGGCAAAAATATCGATTCAGGTACTGGAGCGTCTAAAAACATCGCCGATGGGACGATATGTTCTTGTTACGGCGATCAACCCCACCCCCTTGGGAGAAGGAAAGACGACAACGTCAATAGGGCTGGCCATGGGCCTCTCTCGATTAGGACATCGAGCTGCGCTTACCCTAAGGCAACCCTCGCTCGGGCCAGTGTTTGGGGTAAAGGGCGGAGGGACTGGCGGGGGACATGCTCAAGTCATTCCCATGGAAGATATTAATCTGCATCTGACCGGGGATGCTCACGCGGTCGCGGCAAGTCATAATTTGCTTTCAGCATTCCTGGACAACCATTTGTTCCATGGAAACTCCCTGTCGATCGATACCGAACAGATTACATGGCCGAGGACATTAAATGTCAATGATCGAGCGCTTCGGACGGTCGTACTGGGGGAAGGCACAGGTGGTCGCAAAGGACAATTTGTCATTACCGAGGCGTCGGAAGTCATGGCGGTACTGGCGTTGGCAAAGGATCAGCGAGATCTCTTAAACCGGCTTAGTCGCATCGTCGTGGGGTTGACCCAATCAGGTGCGCCAGTCCTGGCTGAAAAGCTGGGCTGTGTGGGATCCATGGCCGTCTTGCTCAAGGATGCCCTGATGCCAAATCTGGTCCAAACGCTCGAAGGGACGCCTGCTTTTGTTCATACCGGCCCTTTTGGCAACATCGCCCATGGCAATTGCTCGATCATATCCGATGCGATCGCCCTGCGCTGTGCCGACTTTGTCGTCACCGAGGCAGGTTTTGGTAGCGACCTGGGAGCGGAGAAGTTTTTCAACATTAAATGTCGTGCTTCAGGATTCTCCCCGACGGTGGCGGTTGTGGTTGCAACGTTACGGGCGCTGAAACTCCATGGCGGTGGTGGTGTTGCCAAGGCGGGTGTATCGCTACCTGCCAGTTTGACAGGACCGAATCGAGACGCTTTATCAAAAGGCATCGCAAATCTGGAACAGCATGTGGCCAATGTGCTGGCGCACGGTGTACCGGTGGTGGTTGCAGTAAACGCCTTCAAAGACGATCCTCAAGATGAATTGGACTGGGTTCGAGAGCAGTCACTTAAAATGGGAGCGGCGGACGCGGCTGTATCAACACACTGGTCCGACGGGGGTAGAGGAGCCGAGCAGCTGGCTAGGGCAGTCCTCAGGGCATCCGAGAGACCGGCTCATTTCAACTATCTATATGAAGTGTCTTGGCCGATCAAAAAAAAGATCGAAACCATTGCTACCCGTATGTATGGAGCGGCAGGAGTCACGTTCGAACCGGAGGCTGAACGCCAAATCGACAAGGCAGAGGCGCTGGGGTACGGCAGCTTACCGGTCTGCATGGCTAAAACTCCGCTCTCGTTGTCACATGATCCTTCCCTGAAGGGGAGACCAACCGGCTTTATGGTACCTATCCGAGAGTTGCGAATTCTCGCCGGAGCCGGATTTGTAACAGCTGTCTGTTCAGGAATTCAGCTCATGCCGGGATTGCCTAAGAAGCCAGCCGGTGAGCGCATCGGTCTGGATCGCACTAGCGGGAAAATCGTTGGGCTTTCTTGA
- a CDS encoding peptidase M16, whose amino-acid sequence MIFYLSLTLILAFSLDLLHAATPNIAERVIEHRLANGLTVLMVERHQTPVVSINITFAVGGINEQVGQTGLAHLYEHMAFKGTRLVGTTNYETEKPILDELARVGTELDQRQRDLTVKGAGATADERIMMESLQNRFVALQNQAAQYVVGNEMALLYQRHGGVGLNASTGKDVTRYMISLPSNRLPLWAAIESDRMANPVLREFYKERGVVMEERRLRNDDSPNGLLFETFTSAAFRAHGYGIPTIGWGSDILSLTPAAAEAFFKTHYGPDQATIALVGDIHPQETIALIEQTFGKIPAASPPPPLVTVEPEQRGERRVEVEFDAEPAIVIGYHKPGLGHPDDDVFDVIDAVLSDGLTSRLHQKLVREKRLAASIGSDANHPGVRAPNLFIVTATPLAPHTTAEVEAAIYEELERLKQEPVSSAELEKVLNNLDADLVRGLRSNSGLASQLSLYQAVAGDWRYILRSRDKVAAVTVEDIQRVATQYFTKSNRTVAVLVKKGADKTVAAIPAGEVKP is encoded by the coding sequence ATGATTTTTTATTTGAGCCTCACTCTGATCCTTGCCTTCAGCCTTGACCTTCTCCACGCTGCCACGCCGAATATCGCGGAGCGGGTGATCGAACATCGGCTGGCAAACGGCTTGACCGTGCTCATGGTCGAACGGCATCAGACGCCGGTCGTCTCCATCAACATCACTTTCGCAGTGGGCGGCATCAATGAACAGGTGGGCCAAACGGGGCTCGCCCATCTCTATGAGCATATGGCCTTTAAAGGCACACGGTTGGTCGGCACGACTAACTATGAGACAGAGAAGCCGATATTGGACGAACTTGCGCGGGTTGGGACCGAGCTCGACCAACGTCAGCGAGACCTGACCGTCAAAGGGGCTGGTGCAACGGCTGACGAGCGAATCATGATGGAATCACTCCAGAACCGTTTCGTAGCGCTACAGAATCAGGCCGCACAGTACGTCGTCGGGAATGAAATGGCTCTGTTGTACCAGCGACACGGTGGTGTGGGGCTCAATGCATCGACGGGTAAAGATGTGACGCGCTACATGATCAGTCTGCCGTCCAATCGACTGCCCTTGTGGGCGGCCATCGAGTCAGATCGGATGGCGAATCCCGTGTTGCGTGAGTTCTATAAAGAGCGCGGCGTCGTGATGGAAGAACGGCGTCTACGGAACGACGATAGTCCCAATGGGCTCTTGTTTGAGACGTTCACATCCGCGGCGTTTCGTGCCCATGGTTATGGGATCCCAACCATTGGATGGGGGTCCGATATTCTGTCCTTAACACCGGCTGCGGCGGAAGCCTTCTTCAAGACCCACTATGGTCCGGATCAAGCCACGATCGCCCTCGTAGGCGATATTCATCCACAAGAAACGATTGCGTTGATCGAACAGACGTTTGGGAAGATTCCAGCCGCATCGCCGCCACCGCCTCTGGTGACGGTTGAGCCGGAACAGCGTGGGGAGCGACGAGTGGAAGTGGAGTTCGATGCGGAACCGGCTATCGTGATCGGATACCACAAGCCGGGTTTGGGGCATCCGGATGATGATGTATTCGACGTCATCGATGCGGTGCTCAGCGACGGACTCACTTCTCGTTTGCATCAAAAGTTAGTTCGTGAGAAACGGCTGGCCGCCTCAATTGGATCGGACGCGAATCATCCTGGGGTGCGCGCGCCGAATCTCTTCATAGTGACGGCGACGCCGTTGGCTCCCCATACCACCGCTGAGGTCGAAGCGGCCATCTATGAGGAGCTCGAGCGGTTGAAGCAGGAACCGGTCTCGTCCGCAGAGCTCGAAAAGGTGCTCAACAACCTGGATGCGGACTTAGTGCGGGGTCTCAGGTCGAACAGCGGGCTGGCCTCTCAGCTGTCCTTGTATCAAGCGGTGGCCGGAGATTGGCGCTATATCTTGAGGTCTCGAGATAAGGTTGCCGCGGTGACGGTTGAAGATATCCAGCGAGTGGCGACGCAGTATTTTACCAAGTCGAATCGTACGGTCGCGGTCTTGGTGAAGAAAGGCGCGGATAAAACCGTTGCAGCGATTCCAGCCGGCGAGGTGAAGCCATGA
- a CDS encoding peptidase, producing MVNERQLSTFVKESRGKFEDILGQMVEIPSISMDSSRTGDMRRMAELAKEYLADMKAKVHVVETGGYPIISGGWIAGPTYPTVTIYNHLDVQPAQEPEWKQPPFAFQNERGIYRGRGTTDDKGPALTAMFAARYAIEQGWPINIQFLWELEEEIGSPHFAEGLKKHLAIPRPDSVVVSDTIWIAKGRPAVPYGLRGLLCARLILRTGEKDAHSGVTGGAARNPLAELMEVANTCLDARTGRIKIPGFYDDVIQPTANEIKNFLRSGFQVGRFRHAYGFRSLRVQDPAEVMRRIWASPTFEIHGLSGGYQGPGVKTVVPGHAELKVSMRLVPGQAPERVFALLKKHVMKVNPDVKVKREGMLHPFRGHFVGPYVDCVKRAVMEGFGKAPAFVREGGSIGAVVTMQKAWKVPILFIGLSLPEHGYHAPNEYYDWGQASGGMKTFVQYFSQLVKMGKQQGGL from the coding sequence ATGGTGAATGAGCGGCAACTGAGTACCTTCGTCAAGGAGTCACGGGGAAAGTTTGAGGATATCTTGGGACAGATGGTGGAGATACCATCGATCAGTATGGATTCATCCCGTACGGGTGATATGCGGCGCATGGCTGAACTTGCGAAGGAGTACTTGGCCGACATGAAGGCCAAGGTTCATGTGGTGGAGACTGGTGGGTACCCTATCATCTCCGGTGGATGGATAGCAGGGCCCACGTACCCCACAGTTACGATCTATAACCATCTGGATGTTCAGCCGGCGCAGGAGCCGGAATGGAAACAGCCCCCGTTTGCCTTTCAAAATGAACGAGGGATCTACCGGGGGCGAGGAACGACTGATGACAAGGGCCCCGCTCTGACGGCGATGTTTGCGGCTCGATATGCGATCGAGCAAGGTTGGCCGATAAACATCCAATTCTTGTGGGAACTTGAAGAGGAAATCGGGAGCCCGCATTTTGCCGAAGGCCTCAAGAAACACCTGGCGATTCCGCGACCAGATTCCGTGGTTGTGTCGGATACAATCTGGATTGCCAAAGGACGGCCTGCAGTGCCCTATGGTTTGCGCGGCCTGCTTTGCGCACGTCTGATCCTACGGACAGGTGAAAAAGATGCGCATTCAGGTGTGACTGGGGGCGCCGCTCGCAATCCACTGGCTGAGCTGATGGAGGTGGCGAATACCTGCCTTGATGCGCGGACTGGAAGGATAAAGATTCCGGGGTTCTATGATGATGTGATACAGCCCACCGCCAATGAAATTAAGAATTTCCTTAGATCAGGCTTTCAAGTGGGTCGTTTTAGGCATGCGTACGGGTTTCGATCGCTTCGAGTACAGGACCCAGCAGAAGTCATGCGCAGGATTTGGGCATCCCCGACGTTTGAGATCCATGGCCTTAGTGGAGGATACCAGGGACCAGGTGTCAAAACGGTTGTGCCTGGTCATGCCGAGCTCAAGGTCAGCATGCGGCTTGTCCCGGGCCAGGCACCTGAGAGAGTGTTTGCTCTGTTGAAGAAGCATGTGATGAAGGTGAATCCTGATGTGAAAGTGAAGAGAGAGGGGATGCTCCATCCGTTTAGAGGCCACTTCGTGGGGCCATATGTGGACTGTGTGAAGCGTGCCGTGATGGAAGGGTTTGGCAAGGCCCCCGCGTTTGTGAGAGAAGGTGGGTCGATTGGTGCGGTGGTCACGATGCAGAAAGCCTGGAAGGTCCCAATCCTCTTCATAGGCCTGAGCTTGCCAGAGCATGGCTACCATGCTCCCAACGAATATTATGATTGGGGGCAGGCCTCCGGGGGAATGAAGACGTTCGTTCAGTACTTCTCACAATTAGTAAAGATGGGGAAGCAACAGGGCGGTCTTTGA